One genomic segment of Panicum virgatum strain AP13 chromosome 2N, P.virgatum_v5, whole genome shotgun sequence includes these proteins:
- the LOC120659483 gene encoding zinc finger BED domain-containing protein RICESLEEPER 2-like codes for MAGSDEETVEVGMNEERRLCGLAGDDDEDNMDEDRAALFGATADDAIPVDGDGEHVEEPPAPDGNTAKRPRPSTSPVWADYEKLFKEINGKTVRYGARCLHCSKVYSGFSSGGTGHLSRHILVCVKKREKDRMSQSQISFTSDGSMRTWDYCPMRARTELVRLIARLDVPISLGESEAFVEYIKNAHNPKYTKVSRQTTSRDILKYFTDCKAKLVETFTTSINCVCLTSDIWSGNAKEDYISVVAHYINSDWQLEKRVLGLVLIDVSHNGQNIADRVASVLADYGLSEKVFAVTLDNASSNASAMHKLKPILSKYLGLEVIDESEYASSSLNNAVNSIFLHQRCACHILNLIVKEALTTLKPLIETFRTAISFLNSSNQRIAAYKSYCIATGVRPRKFQLDMEVRWNSTYLMLKHLFPHKSPFTTFIQAQYPRDEGEPLLLTEDHWMMAQKVLSFLELFYDATVTLSGVYYPTSPLMIHYLVKISLHLKNYANDVHIRSVVQPMIDKYNKYWRDIPLLYSFAFILDPRAKMKGFTRVLRRLGNLTSTDYSAYLVGTRARLADVYNKYDEKYGAVRLRRTDPPVLSGKSRSAWDEIYDDDGPVLGGVILPGNPNMSRDTSATSLLNAVRSSASNASELVSYLDCDTVNHLTDDFNILDWWHQHKLTYPVLSIMAKDILTVPVSTISSESTFSMTGRIIEERRRSLKPEMVEMLTCIKDWEAAEARLQQNVEDKELEEAFEELYLDS; via the coding sequence ATGGCCGGATCTGACGAAGAGACGGTGGAGGTGGGCATGAACGAGGAGCGGCGGTTGTGCGGCTTGGCCGGAGATGACGACGAGGACAACATGGACGAGGACCGCGCTGCCCTATTCGGCGCAACCGCTGATGATGCTATTcccgtcgacggcgacggcgaacaCGTTGAGGAACCACCTGCACCTGACGGTAACACCGCCAAGCGCCCACGCCCCTCTACCTCTCCTGTCTGGGCTGACTATGAGAAACTATTCAAGGAAATCAATGGTAAGACGGTCAGGTATGGAGCTCGATGCCTTCACTGCTCTAAGGTCTACTCTGGTTTCTCTAGTGGTGGCACTGGTCACTTATCCCGGCACATTTTAGTTTGCGTTAAGAAGCGTGAAAAGGATCGCATGTCTCAGTCTCAAATCTCTTTTACTTCTGATGGTAGTATGCGTACTTGGGACTACTGTCCTATGCGCGCTCGTACTGAACTTGTTCGATTGATTGCTAGACTAGATGTTCCTATCTCTCTTGGTGAATCTGAGGCTTTTGTCGAGTACATTAAAAATGCTCACAATCCTAAATATACTAAAGTGTCTAGGCAAACCACCTCTAGAGACATACTAAAGTACTTCACTGATTGCAAGGCTAAACTTGTTGAGACTTTTACTACTTCTATTAACTGTGTGTGTCTAACCTCCGACATTTGGTCTGGTAATGCCAAAGAGGATTACATTAGTGTTGTTGCTCACTACATAAACTCTGACTGGCAACTAGAGAAGAGGGTGCTTGGTCTGGTTCTTATTGATGTGTCCCACAATGGACAAAATATTGCTGACCGTGTAGCATCTGTTCTTGCTGATTATGGTTTGTCTGAAAAGGTGTTTGCTGTTACTTTGGACAATGCATCGTCTAATGCATCAGCCATGCATAAACTGAAACCTATTCTGTCTAAATACCTTGGTCTTGAAGTAATTGATGAATCAGAGTATGCATCATCTAGTTTAAACAATGCAGTCAATTCTATATTCTTGCATCAGCGTTGTGCATGTCATATTCTGAATCTGATTGTCAAGGAGGCACTAACTACTCTTAAGCCTTTGATAGAAACATTTAGAACTGCAATATCATTTTTAAATTCATCTAATCAGAGGATTGCTGCATATAAAAGCTACTGCATTGCAACTGGTGTTAGGCCTAGAAAGTTTCAACTGGACATGGAGGTTAGGTGGAATTCTACCTACCTAATGCTTAAACATCTGTTTCCTCATAAGTCCCCTTTCACTACTTTCATCCAAGCTCAGTATCCTAGGGATGAAGGTGAGCCTTTGCTGTTAACTGAGGATCATTGGATGATGGCACAAAAAGTGCTATCCTTTCTTGAGTTGTTTTATGATGCTACTGTCACATTGTCTGGTGTGTACTATCCTACATCTCCACTTATGATTCATTATCTTGTTAAGATTTCTCTGCACCTAAAAAACTATGCTAATGATGTGCACATCAGATCTGTGGTGCAACCTATGATAGACAAATATAATAAGTATTGGAGGGACATACCTTTGCTTTACTCTTTTGCATTCATCTTGGACCCCAGAGCTAAAATGAAAGGTTTTACTAGGGTGCTAAGAAGGCTAGGTAATCTCACCAGTACTGATTATTCTGCTTATTTGGTTGGCACTAGAGCTAGACTTGCTGATGTTTACAATAaatatgatgagaaatatggtgcTGTTAGGTTGAGGAGGACTGACCCTCCTGTCCTGTCTGGTAAGTCAAGATCTGCTTGGGATGAAatatatgatgatgatggtcCTGTTTTGGGTGGTGTTATCTTGCCTGGTAATCCTAACATGTCTAGAGATACATCTGCAACTTCTCTACTGAATGCAGTAAGGTCATCAGCTTCTAATGCTTCTGAACTTGTGTCCTACTTGGACTGTGACACTGTAAACCACCTAACTGATGACTTTAACATCTTGGACTGGTGGCATCAACACAAACTTACATATCCAGTATTGTCAATCATGGCTAAAGATATCTTAACTGTTCCTGTGTCTACCATATCTTCAGAATCCACTTTTAGTATGACAGGCAGGATTATCGAGGAGCGGCGAAGGAGTTTGAAGCCTGAAATGGTGGAGATGCTGACCTGCATCAAAGACTGGGAGGCTGCAGAAGCAAGACTGCAACAGAATGTGGAGGACAAGGAGCTTGAGGAAGCTTTTGAAGAACTTTATCTTGATTCATGA